The following coding sequences are from one Mesorhizobium onobrychidis window:
- a CDS encoding ArsR/SmtB family transcription factor, translated as MREGPDIARIASLVGDPARANMLTALMGGTALTASELALEAGVSLPTASSHLSKLMEGGLLTLASQGRHRYYGLAGPQVAGMIEAITGVAAAVGPQRVRPGPRDAAMRVARVCYDHLAGEQAVAMLDRLVARQVLLRHDKEIRLGPSAASHFAAICIDVESKARRPVCRACLDWSVRRSHLAGTLGAAILDKIIAEKWARREKDSRAVVFSPMGKQAFEKVFLG; from the coding sequence ATGCGTGAAGGACCAGACATAGCGCGCATCGCCAGCCTGGTCGGCGATCCGGCGCGGGCAAACATGCTGACCGCGCTGATGGGTGGCACGGCATTGACAGCGAGCGAACTGGCGCTCGAGGCCGGCGTGTCGCTGCCGACCGCCAGCTCGCATCTGTCGAAACTGATGGAGGGTGGGCTGCTGACGCTGGCAAGCCAGGGGCGGCATCGCTACTACGGGCTCGCCGGGCCGCAGGTGGCTGGCATGATCGAGGCGATTACCGGCGTCGCCGCTGCGGTCGGGCCGCAGCGGGTGCGGCCGGGCCCGCGCGACGCCGCCATGCGCGTGGCGCGGGTCTGCTACGACCACCTCGCCGGCGAGCAGGCTGTGGCGATGCTCGACCGTCTTGTCGCTCGACAAGTGCTCCTGCGCCACGACAAGGAGATCCGGCTCGGGCCGTCGGCCGCCTCGCATTTCGCCGCGATCTGCATCGATGTCGAGAGCAAGGCGCGACGACCGGTGTGCCGGGCCTGCCTCGACTGGAGCGTGCGGCGCTCGCATCTGGCCGGCACGCTGGGTGCGGCCATTCTCGACAAGATTATCGCCGAGAAATGGGCGCGACGCGAGAAAGACAGCCGCGCAGTGGTCTTTTCGCCGATGGGCAAGCAGGCGTTCGAGAAGGTGTTTCTCGGCTGA